The nucleotide sequence CCTTGCAGGCTCTGCCACTGGGCATCGAGTTCTGAGCAGCGTTCTACTAAAACCTGATGTCCTTCTCCTCCTAATCTCATGGGGACTAGGCTACCAATTTTTTCAATTTGGGTATGGGTAAGTGTATCTACCGCAATAGCTAGGCTCCATCCCTGGTGCAGACGAATCCCATTTTCAACAAAGTAGCCTTCGGATTGCTTTACTTGCCGACTTCCAGACTCAAGGGTATTGTGGGGGCGAGATTCTACACTCCAGGGTACAGGGGTTTCTCCATCTGGACAGGATGAATCGGTTGCGGTGAGAGACTTTCCCTTTAATAAGTTGAGCACAATATCCGAGGGTAGATATTGACGATATTGATTTTGCTGGTCTTGAACTTTTAAGGCATCCTCCTCCGGATTTGTATCACCTTCTGGCAACAGGGGAGTCGGAAACCGTCGATCCCATTCCATTTGAATGCTTGAGTGATTTTCATCTTGTTCTTGTAACCAACGTATTGGGGCTAAGCGTTGAACGCCAGCATAGTTTAAGGGCCTGGGTAAGAAGAGGGTCTGGGCCTGGCAGAGAAATGGCCCTTTGAGAACAAAAGACTGATCGGTGTTTAATAGCCCCCTAATTGCTCCAGCAATGGTGTGGCCATTGGGAGGGAAAACGCTACCAGCCCAGGCTCGTTCACCTGGTGTAAATGGTTTTGCATCCCGAAACAGGAGAATATCTAATGGGGTCAGGGTGTACCAATACATTACAACTGCCCTCCACGAGATGGGACAGTAGAAAGATCAATAATTCGCTTTCGCAGAACAAAAGCTGCTAGTTTAAGCCAGTTTTGAATTTCTTGATCCCGTCCAGCACCACCTGATCCTGAATTAGATGTCTCAGTGGTTGACTGCCAGAGCACCGTCAAGAAAGAAGCAAGAGTCTGACTAAAGACTCGACGTTGATCATCGTCATTGTTAAAGAAGTCTCGCCGATTACAAAAGGCAATCGTCCAGGGAGCAATGGCTGCTTGAGTTGGGGCAGGGTGTTGTTCCCAGAGTTGGGCGGCTTGTTCAAAAAGAGCTGGAGCTGTTTCTAAATCTGGAATAGCGTTCAAAATCTTTCGCCATTTGTCAAAGGTGGCAAATTTACTAGTTGCAGGTAAGGTATTACCATTGCCGTATAACACCCGGATTTGAACCGCATCTTTAGCTTGCCCATCGGGGGCCTGGTGCGCTTTGGCCTGTTTTTCTGCATCCCAGAGATTTTCCAGAGAAATTGCAAGGGGGACAGAATGATGAGCAATAACGACTCCAAAGCTAATAGTGGCTTTAGCTCCCATCGTGAACAAGGGCCTGGCAGAGAGATTCGGTGGCAGTTCATCAGAGTTCCACTTCCAATAGTCGCCCGTATGGTCAAATTTTTCCTGAGGGTCAGGGTCGCCCCTAAAACATTCATGAACATCCCATAACCAGGCATCCCATTCCCAAAGGTTGGTGTAGGCAAGAACATCATCTCCCCCGCCATAAATTAGCCGACCAGCATAGCGTTGTTCCGTTAAGTAGGGCAGCAGTTGGTTAGAAAAGTCTAGTAATGCTCGACTTAACGCACTGTGGGTTGATGGCCCCATCCGTTTACGGAGTCTGAGGAACTGTTCAAAGGCCTGGTTTAGGTTTTGTTGTTGCTCATTGTTTGTCGGTAATGACAGTCCAGAGGGAATATACGCACCGTATGGCTCTAAGTTCGTTCCCCGTAACCACTGGTTCATCTCATCACCATCCCCAACCGCCAACACATACCAGTCGGTGGGATTATTTTGAGGATAGTAGCTATCTAAGATTTCCTGAATTTGCTGACGATAGGTAACGCGTAATTGCAACAGTTCTTGATTGAGTTCTGCGCGTAATTCAGCATCCTGTTGATGACGGATTTGGTTTTCTAGGGCCTGGGTTTGGCTGTTCTCGACTTCCTCTGCTAACCAGCCAGCATTAAGAAAACGGGAGTGACATCTTTGAACCCAATCTGGTTGATGTTCATCAATCCAGGGGATGCCCCAGGCCTGTTCAGTCAGTTCAGCAGCATTAAAATCTTCAACCCATAACTCACGTCTAATGGCTCGACAAGCGTTTTGAAAGTGTTCTTGATGTTCTCGATGTAAACGATTAACTTTTAAGTAGCCAGCAACTCCTGCGGTCAAGTCTGGATAAGAGGCAGCAAAAGTAGCATCAGAAATATCAAGTAGCTGATTTAAAACCTTATGTAGCCCACGTTTGACCGTTTCGGTGGCATTAAGCTGTTCCTTCCCGTCAAATAACCCGGCCTGGCGTTTCCATAGCTTTTTAATGTCTCCCTCGGGTAACCAGTCTTGGCCTGGATGTACGGCTGGGCCAAGACCTGAGACGGTTGAACGGACACTAAAAACAGTAGGGAGTTCCCACGTCCGAGCATTTTTTACTCCAGCTAGAGCAGCTCTAGCTTTGCTGAAAATAAACGGCCACCATGAACCGACGTTGACACTGGATCGTCGCCCTTGTGTTTCTAGGCGTAAGTTATAGGCCTGCCGTAGAAAGGCTAACTCCTCTGTTTGAAATAGTGCATTATCACCCCTAACCTCAAAGGCTTGGTTTTGAGTTGTTAGCCAAGTTTGAAATTCTGTGTTGCGCTCTTCGGGAATCGCAGCACTTTTAAATGCTTCTCCATCTTTACCTATAGCGACTGAACTCCAATAAACTTGCCATTGTTGACCTAACCACCCGTTCCAGGTTTTATGCTCTGCGGCCAGGTCTGGGAGTTGTCTTAAGCGTTGCATCCAGCCACGGGTATCAGCAAGTTCTGAAAATACTAAGCGGCCTAAGGCTAACCACTCTCGCCTGAGGGTCTCTTCAGCAAACTGCATCGCCGCTTTCACTTTCCCTTTCGGTAATATTAAGACTAAGACATTAGGAAATCCGGCCGTTAAAAGTTGCCGCTCAGTAGGGGCTAATATCCACTCCTCGAATGTAGGGAACTGCTCTAATAGCCAGTGATCTATGAGAGGTTGTTGGAAAAGACTCGGATAAATAAAACTGTCTGGCCCATATCGCAGTGCCAGTTCCCAAGACACCTTGGCAGAAAGATAGTGCAAAATCCATGAGCCAGCCCAGAAGTCACGCATCTTACGACTTGCCTTGATTAACTCTTGAACAGGCGTAAAGCTAAATGCAGCTAAGTAAGGATGGGACAGTTGATTTTTGCCCGACCAACGATTTAATTCCTCCAGTGGTAAGTCAAAACCTGCTAACGCCCCGGATAGAGCGGCTGTGATACTGGCATGATTCCAAATAGAACTATCAGGTAAACGTGTTTCGGCGGGCATCAGCAATAACGTTTCATCTTGGCTAAACTGCTGACACACTTGATCTGGTAAACACCGCCACAGCCACCAAAAAACAAATTTAATATCATCCTCTTGCCTAATACTGTCTGGCAACAGAACTTCCTCTAAATTTCTGAGAAACTCAGCCCGCCGTTGACCAGTCGTTAAGCGTTCATGAGGTTCAGGCCTTAGCCTAAAACGAAGTGTTTCCCCGGATAAGAGATGAGTAATATCCAGGCCCTCTCTCCCATAATTGACCGCACTGGAAATTGTACCAACTGCCCCTCGATCACTCGCAGATGCTACATAATCCGCCAAATGAATATGCTGTAACGCTCTACTTTGGGAAGTTTCTGGGTCTATGTCTTGATCAACCCAATCCTGCATCACCCTAAGTTTCCGCCAAAAGCTGTTGCCACTTCGCCCGGAGTTATCGTGCAGAGCTTTTAAGACTGGATCGTGTAATAGGCCCCAAATCTTGGCCTGCCAGAATATTTCAGACATAAGTTATCTATTATCAATGCTTGAAATCAATAGTCCCTTATTAGGATGACCTATCACCAGGAACAAAGTGTTAAATTTCGTGCGACTAACGGTGAACCACTGAAAAGGCTTCTGGTGACTCAATGTTTAGCCTCATGTCAATCAGGTTGCGCCTCTAATCACTTTTTCACAAGGAAATATCCTTTATGATCCCAATCTCCATGTGTTTTAGGGCTGCCCATTATTCACATGGAGGAGGATGTGGGAGGGAAGGGCGTTCAAAGCAAGCTAAGCCCGTTCATGGCCTTTGGTTGCGATTCAGGTGTTGGAAATCCTAGTTACTTTTGACTTTGGGCTATCTCCCACGCTTTTTGAATTTTGTCCCAATCTTTTCGGTTACCCCCCACATCGGGATGGTTGGTTTTTGCCAGCTTCCGATAGGCTTCCTTTGCCTCATTCAGTGTGGCATTTGGACTGACTTTGAGAATTTGCCACCATTCCTCATCCGGTGAAATTGCTATTGGTGGTAGTGCGGCATAGCCTTGGAAGGATTGTTTTGTAGTACCGACTCCCCATCGTTCCTGGTCGCGCATTGCGCCCAGATGTGCTGCGATAGCAGCAAGGTTATCAGCGGCTCGGTTCCATTGGTCGCAGGGTAAACAGTAATTTTCGCCATCCAGTTCAAAATAGACTGCCACGCCGGAATCGTCCGGTTCTTTTTCGCTTCGCACAGTTCCTTTTTCGGTAACTGACCAGTTGGCCGTAACGATTATAGAGTCATGTGGGATGCGCCACTTTTGTCCGCTTTTTGTCCATAATTCGATTTCTCGAATGAGCCGCCGTTTTGCCTCAGCAATCGTAATTGATTTACCATCTTTGTTGAATCTTGCTTGTTTTTGACTGAGTTTAGGAGTTCGTGGTTGACCGATGGGCCAATTCAGTTTTTCAAATTTCATTATTTTTATGAACTAGATTCGACTCTCCCGTAGGACTATATATATTTTGGTTT is from Synechococcus sp. PCC 6312 and encodes:
- the cas10 gene encoding type III-B CRISPR-associated protein Cas10/Cmr2; its protein translation is MSEIFWQAKIWGLLHDPVLKALHDNSGRSGNSFWRKLRVMQDWVDQDIDPETSQSRALQHIHLADYVASASDRGAVGTISSAVNYGREGLDITHLLSGETLRFRLRPEPHERLTTGQRRAEFLRNLEEVLLPDSIRQEDDIKFVFWWLWRCLPDQVCQQFSQDETLLLMPAETRLPDSSIWNHASITAALSGALAGFDLPLEELNRWSGKNQLSHPYLAAFSFTPVQELIKASRKMRDFWAGSWILHYLSAKVSWELALRYGPDSFIYPSLFQQPLIDHWLLEQFPTFEEWILAPTERQLLTAGFPNVLVLILPKGKVKAAMQFAEETLRREWLALGRLVFSELADTRGWMQRLRQLPDLAAEHKTWNGWLGQQWQVYWSSVAIGKDGEAFKSAAIPEERNTEFQTWLTTQNQAFEVRGDNALFQTEELAFLRQAYNLRLETQGRRSSVNVGSWWPFIFSKARAALAGVKNARTWELPTVFSVRSTVSGLGPAVHPGQDWLPEGDIKKLWKRQAGLFDGKEQLNATETVKRGLHKVLNQLLDISDATFAASYPDLTAGVAGYLKVNRLHREHQEHFQNACRAIRRELWVEDFNAAELTEQAWGIPWIDEHQPDWVQRCHSRFLNAGWLAEEVENSQTQALENQIRHQQDAELRAELNQELLQLRVTYRQQIQEILDSYYPQNNPTDWYVLAVGDGDEMNQWLRGTNLEPYGAYIPSGLSLPTNNEQQQNLNQAFEQFLRLRKRMGPSTHSALSRALLDFSNQLLPYLTEQRYAGRLIYGGGDDVLAYTNLWEWDAWLWDVHECFRGDPDPQEKFDHTGDYWKWNSDELPPNLSARPLFTMGAKATISFGVVIAHHSVPLAISLENLWDAEKQAKAHQAPDGQAKDAVQIRVLYGNGNTLPATSKFATFDKWRKILNAIPDLETAPALFEQAAQLWEQHPAPTQAAIAPWTIAFCNRRDFFNNDDDQRRVFSQTLASFLTVLWQSTTETSNSGSGGAGRDQEIQNWLKLAAFVLRKRIIDLSTVPSRGGQL
- a CDS encoding J domain-containing protein, giving the protein MKFEKLNWPIGQPRTPKLSQKQARFNKDGKSITIAEAKRRLIREIELWTKSGQKWRIPHDSIIVTANWSVTEKGTVRSEKEPDDSGVAVYFELDGENYCLPCDQWNRAADNLAAIAAHLGAMRDQERWGVGTTKQSFQGYAALPPIAISPDEEWWQILKVSPNATLNEAKEAYRKLAKTNHPDVGGNRKDWDKIQKAWEIAQSQK
- a CDS encoding type III-B CRISPR module-associated Cmr3 family protein; amino-acid sequence: MYWYTLTPLDILLFRDAKPFTPGERAWAGSVFPPNGHTIAGAIRGLLNTDQSFVLKGPFLCQAQTLFLPRPLNYAGVQRLAPIRWLQEQDENHSSIQMEWDRRFPTPLLPEGDTNPEEDALKVQDQQNQYRQYLPSDIVLNLLKGKSLTATDSSCPDGETPVPWSVESRPHNTLESGSRQVKQSEGYFVENGIRLHQGWSLAIAVDTLTHTQIEKIGSLVPMRLGGEGHQVLVERCSELDAQWQSLQGQSLHNYNTGNTALEFNPKQARSLAYLVTPGVFERKHSDVATCRAWPWEWKLANPPNPNQTRGPLVSVATERPVPISCRFREGGSSIPAPQVFAAPPGSVYYLERPEPLFQDQASVNGRPNKVHNWRQLGYSELFWIPYGVN